CTCGGCGATGTCCAACCTGGTTCTCCAGGCGGACCGTCGTTTTATCTCTCGCGTCAATGATGAGGCCACCGGAGACCCAGAATCGCTTGCCGGCCGCATTGGTATCCGGGAAATGGGATCCAGAATCGCACGCGATGACGCACCGAAATCCAAGAAAAAGGCCGTCGGACCGATCGACATCGAACGAGGTGCTAttcgagaaggcgaagacgtTCTTGCGCGCGAACAGAAGAAGCGGCAAAAAGGGCAAACAACCCAACTCCGTGGCCAGGGAATTCTTACCGCTGCCGATGCCCTCGTCGAAGGCCTCAAATATCGCCCTCGCACGCCAGCCACCCGAGCCACGTACGACTTAATCCTCACATTAACTGCAAGCCGTCTCGGCGACGTTTCACACGAAGTTGTCAGGAGTGCTACCGATGCGGTATTGGAGGTCTTgaaagacgaggaaatgaGAGACTTCgataaaaagaaagaagtcgATGATTTACTTGGCACTTCGCTGGATCCAAAAGAGTTTAATGAGCTGGTTAATCTCGGAAAGAAGATTACAGATTACGATGCgcaagacgaagatgaagagatggGAGACGGAGCTGCGGGAGAAGATGAGGCAGAACTCGATGAGCGACAAGGTGTTGCTGTGGTCtttgacgaagacgaggatgaagaccGCATGGGCACCGTGGATGAAGTACacgatgaagacgagtcagaggaagaagaagaacaaagagATTCAGGTGATGAGGAGACTGGCGTAAAAGAAGCTCCGGAGGACTTACCCACGGAAGAGATGGTCATTGATGGCGGATTAGACCAAGATGGTGACCGACAAAAGAAAGGACTCAAAGTTCACGCTCGCGACATCGATGCTTACTGGCTACAGCGCCAAATTGGATCTGCATACTCCGACGCCCATATTCAGCAAGAGAAGGCCACTCAAGCACTCGAAGTTATGGGCGGCAAAACGGAGGATGGTTCAGAGAGGTCGTTGCGAGATGTGGAAAATGATCTCATGGAGCTTTTTGATTACGACTATCCAGAACTTGTCGCCAAGCTTGTCACGAACCGAGATAAAGTTGTTTGGACTACTCGCTGGCGACGAGtggctgaagatgccgaCGCACGTCACCTAGTGGAGAGCGAAATGGTCGAGGCTGGACATCGTGCTATCCTGGATGAGATTCGTGGGAAGACGGCCCGTGATGACGACCCAGGTCGCCCCGAAAAGAGAATCAAAATGGACCTTGCGGACGTTGATATGCCCAATgcccccgccgccgccgccgaggagaagcccgCGGAAGGTGGATTAGTTAGAGGATTGCAACCCAAACGCTTGATCAACTTGGAAAATCTCGTATTCCATCAGGGCAACCATCTGATGACGAACCCCAACGTCAAATTGCCTCAAGGCTCTACAAAACGGACGTTTAAGGGATACGAGGAAATCCATGTGCCGCAACCAAAGCCTAAGCAGGAGCCCGGAGAAAGGAAAGTCGCAGTTTCAGAGCTTCCTGAATGGGCACGTCTTGGTTTTGGAGAAGCCAAGGAGCTCAATCGAATCCAAACCAAATGCTACCCTTCTGCCTTCCAGGATGATGGAAACATGCTTGTCTGTGCCCCCACAGGATCTGGAAAGACCAACGTGGCCATGCTTAGCATCCTTCGTGAAGTTGGGAAAAACCGCAACCCTGAGACAGGAGAGATTATGCTCGATGATTTCAAGATCATCTACATCTCCCCTCTGAAGGCTCTTGTGCAAGAGCAGGTTGAAAACTTTGGCAAGCGTCTCGCCCCTTACGGTATCAGGGTATCAGAGTTGACTGGTGATCGTCAACTTACGAAGCAACAAATTGCCGAGACTCAGGTCATTATCACAACCCCGGAAAAGTTTGATGTTATTACGCGAAAGGCGTCAGAGACCAGCTACACCAAGCTTGTTCGTTTGGTTATCATTGACGaaatccatcttcttcacgacGAGCGTGGCCCTGTCCTTGAGAGCATCGTCAGCAGAACTATTCGTCAGGTTGAGCAAACCGGCGACCCGGTCAGAATTGTCGGTCTCAGTGCCACCCTTCCAAACTACCGCGATGTCGGAAGCTTCCTTCGTGTTGATCCCCAGAGAGGGATGTTCCACTTTGATGGTTCCTACCGACCCTGCCCCTTGAAGCAAGAATTCATTGGTGTTACGGATAAGAAACCTATTAAGCAATTGAAAATTATGAACGACATTTGCTATAACAAAGTTATTGAACACGTTGGGCAAAATAGAAACCAAATGCTTATTTTTGTCCACTCTCGGAAGGAGACGGCGAAAACTGCGAAATACCTCAGAGACAAGGCTTTGGAAATGGAAACAATCGGACAAATTTTGAAGAGTGACTCGGCAAGCAGAGCTATCCTCGCTGAAGAGGCCGAGTCGGTCAATGACGCTTCGCTGAAAGATATTCTTCCTTATGGCTTCGGTATCCACCATGCTGGTTTGAGTCTTGCGGACCGTGATTCGGTCCAAGCGCTTTTCAAAGATGGTAGCATTCAGGTCCTCGTATGTACAGCAACCCTTGCCTGGGGTGTTAACTTGCCCGCGCacaccgtcatcatcaagggAACCCAGGTTTACTCCCCGGAGAAGGGTAGCTGGGTGGAATTGAGTCCTCAGGATGTCCTCCAAATGTTAGGACGAGCCGGACGACCGCAGTATGATACCTATGGTGAGGGCATTATCATCACTACACAGGCTGAAATTCAGTATTATCTCTCGTTGATGAACCAGCAATTGCCGATTGAGAGTCAACTCATGGGCAAGCTAGCGGACAACATGAACGCGGAGATTGTGCTTGGCAGCATTCGTACACGAGACGAGGGTGTGGACTGGCTTGGGTACACCTATCTATTCGTCCGCATGCTGCGCTCCCCAGGTCTATACAGTGTCGGCGCGGATTATGAGAATGACGATGCACTAGAGCAGAAAAGAGTTGATCTTGTTCATTCAGCCGCCGTACTCTTGGAGAAGGCTGGACTTGTCAAATATGACAAAAAGACTGGACGACTACAATCCACAGAGCTTGGGCGGATTGCTTCGCACTATTACATCGGTCACAACTCCATGCTAACGTACAaccaacacctccaaccGTCCATCAGCGGCATCGAGCTTTTCCGAATCTTCGCGCTGAGCGATGAGTTTAAGTATATTCCTGTCCGTCAGGATGAGAAGCTTGAACTGGCCAAGATGCTGGGCCGTGTGCCCGTTCCAGTCAAGGAGGGTATAGATGAACCTCACTCAAAGATCAACGTTTTGCTACAGGCCTACATCTCTAGGTTGAAACTAGAGGGACTTGCCTTGATGGCAGACTTGGTCTATGTGACCCAATCGGCTGGGCGTATTATCCGCGCTCTATTTGAAATTTGCTTGAGGAGGGGCTGGGCGTCTGTGGCTAAGAATGCTCTTGACCTTTGCAAAATGGCTGAGCGAAGAATGTGGCCGACCATGAGCCCGCTGCGCCAGTTCCCACGATGCCCTAGGGACGTCCTTCAGAAATCTGAGCGAATCGACGTGCCCTGGGGTAGCTACTTCGACCTAGACCCCCCTCGCATGGGCGAACTTCTCGGCATGCCCAGAGCTGGTCAGACTGTTTGCGACTTGGTTTCCAAGTTCCCTCGTCTGGAAGTTCAAGCTCAGGTTCAACCCATCACACGCTCCATGCTGAGGGTTGAGTTGACGATTACCCCCAACTTCGTGTGGGACGAAGAGTTGCATGGAACTGCGCAGGACTTCTGGATCATGGTCGAGGActgcgatggcgaggagattcTGTTCCACGATCAATTCGTCCTGCGCAAGGACTATGCCGAGTCGGAGATGAATGAGCATCTTGTCGAATTCACTGTTCCTATCACCGAGCCTATGCCGCCTAACTACTTTATTTCTCTTGTCTCTGACCGTTGGATGCATTCGGAAACTCGCATTGCCGTGTCCTTCCAGAAATTGACCCTTCCAGAGAGGTTCCCTCCTCATACTCCATTGCTTGACATGCAGCGAGCTCCAGTTAAGGCTCTCAAGCGCGACGAGTACCAGCGACTGTACCCTGATTGGGAGTACTTCAACAAGATCCAAACGCAGACTTTCAAATCCCTAttcgacagcgacgacaacGTCTTCGTTGGTGCCCCCACGGGCAGTGGTAAGACCGTTTGCGCGGAGCTGGCGATACTGCGTCATTGGACCCAGGAAGACAGCGGCAGAGCGGTCTACGTTGCTCCGTTCCAGGAGCTCATTGATCTCCGCCTTgaggactggaagaagaggttGGGCAACTTGGCTGGTGGCAAGACCATCGCTAAGCTTACGGGAGAAACGACTGCCGATCTGAAGGTTCTGGCCGGAGCCGACCTTATTCTGGCTACCCCCACACAATGGGATGTGCTTTCTAGACAGTGGCAGAAACGCAAGAATGTCCGCGCCGTTGAGTTATTCATTGCGGACGAGCTACACATGCTCGGAGGCTATGGTGGATATGTATACGAAGTTGTGGTTTCCCGCATGCATTCCATGGCACTCCAAACTGAAAGTGGCATGCGTATTGTCGGTCTCAGTGTTCCGCTTGCCAACGCTCGGGATATTGGGGAGTGGATTGGAGCCAGCAAGCATACCATTTATAACTTCAGTCCTCACGCTCGGCCAGTACCTCTGGAGCTGCATATTCAGTCCTTTAGCATACCCCATTTCCCTTCGATGATGTTAGCCATGGCAAGGCCGGCTTATCTTTCAATTCTCCAGCTGTCTGCTGACAAGCCCGCCCTGATCTTTGTGCCCAACCGAAAGCAAACCCGCTCAACCGCTATAGATCTCTTAACTGCTTGCGGCattgatgacgacgaagaccGGTTCCTCCATGCCGACGTCGAAGAGCTACGTCCCCTGCTCAGCCGTGTCCAGGAACGTACACTGGCCGAATCGCTTTCTCATGGTATCGGATATTATCACGAGGCTCTGAGTCAGACCGATAAGCGTATCGTTTCTCATCTTTACAACATCGGCGCAGTTCAAGTGGTCATTGCCTCGCGCGATGTCTGTTGGGAACTTAACCTGACCGCACATCTGGTGGTAGTTATGGGGACTCAATTTTTTGAGGGCCGGGAGCACCGATACATTGACTACCCCATCAGCGAAATTCTGCAAATGTTTGGCAAAGCTTCTCGTCCCGGCCAGGATAAGATTGGCCGCGGTGTTCTCATGGTTCCCACGGTCAAGCGTGAATACTATAAGAAATTCCTCAATGAGGCGTTACCGGTGGAGAGTCACTTGCAGCTCTACATGCATGATGCGTTTGTCACTGAGATCAGCCAGGGAACAATTGCGTCCACTCAAGATTCTGTTGACTGGATGACGTACACATATTTCTACCGACGTCTTCTGGCCAACCCGAGCTTCTACGGTCTCACCGATGTCAGCCATGAAGGGCTTAGTACATTCTTGTCGGAGCTGGTGGAAAACACACTGAAGGAACTGTCTGAAGCTAAGATCATTGAcctggacgaagaggatgacacTGTTTCGCCTCTGAATGCTGCATCCATCGGCGCCTACTACAATATCTCGTATATCACCATGCAGACTTTCCTCCTTTCCTTGTCAGCGCGAACGAAGCTCAAGGGTATCCTGGAGATTGTCACTTCGGCGACGGAGTTTGAGTCAGTTCAAATGCGACGCCACGAGGATCACATCCTCCGCCGGGTGTACGACCGCATTCCGGTCAAGATGTCGCAAGCTGCCTACGACTCACCCCACTTCAAATCCTTCGTCCTCCTTCAAGCCCATTTCTCACGCATGCACCTGCCTATCGATTTGGCTAAGGATCAAGAAGTTATTGTTAGCAGAGTTCTTAACCTTCTCAGCGCTTGTGTGGACATCCTCGCTTCGGAAGGCCATATGAACGCCATGAACGCCATGGAGATGTCACAGATGGTGGTTCAGGCCATGTGGGATCGTGACAGTCCCCTCAAGCAAATTCCTCATTTCAGCCCCGATGTCATCAAGGTTGCCAACGAGTATAAGTATGTACACACTATCCCTTCTAACAATACCGGTTCTAACCTTGTGTCCGTAATTAGGATCAATGACATCTTCGAGTTCATGGAAGCGATGGACCCGTCCGAGAACAAGGACTATGCTACCCTGGTTAAGCGTCTGAGTCTCGACAACAAGCAGCTCGCACAGGCAGCTGCGTTTACCAACAACAAATACCCCATTCTCGAACTTGATATGGAAGTCGAGGACCCGGAGAACATTACCGCCGGCGAACCTTCGTATCTGAAGATCAAGGTCGAGCGCGAGgtagaggaagatgaggaagtcgACGCAACTGTCCACGCACCTTTCTACCCCAACCAGAAGATGGAAAACTGGTGGCTGGTCGTTGGCGATGAGAAAACAAAGAGTCTGCTTGCGATCAAGCGAGTCACCATCGGTCGCAAGTTGGAGCTCCGTCTGGACTACACCGTGCCTACGCCTGGTGAGCATGAGCTGACGCTATACCTAATGTCTGACAGCTATGTTGGCGTAGACCAAGCTCCCACATTCACGGTCACAGCTGCTGAAGGcatggaagaggatgaaagcgaggaggaggaggagtgaTCTGCACGATGTTTTTCAAAAGAGCCCTTTTTGTTTAATGGGATTTGAAGTTGTACTAGACAAAGTACTGTAATTATATGAATGATTAGAGTTACGCCAATCTAAATGACATTCATCCATACTCGGGTTCACATAAGGAGATGGGCTAATTAATGTGTGGTCGTCTGGAATGCAGCTCGGACATGCAAAGACGCTGTTGACGCAACGCCGGAGATCCTTCCCCTCCGGCTGAGAGCTCCCCAGCCCCGTTCCTCGTCTCCTcacctcctcttctcccctcaCCGAGTCGTCATCAACCACCATCCATCTGCAATCAATATcataattttattattccaTTGTCTGGAGCTCATACGCATTGATTATATCTCGCAATAAACAACGTTGCTGGGTATTATTACCCTTCTACCGCCCAACACCTTACTCCCCGGAGCTGTCACCTTATCAACGAGCTTATCGTGAAGCTGGACATGACGATCCGATCCATGAAATTCACACCAGAGTAAgctgctctcttcttttgGAGTGGAAATGAATGTACAGAGAGCTCTACAGTGTAGTTTTCTGGAAACAACCCTCTGCCATGCTACTCATCCTCTGCGGAGGCGCAAGTGAAGGCGTTTGCTGATTCACCCCCAGGGTACTTCTAGGAGCACCTCGACGGTCGGGCGCCGTGCCCAATTCGACTGGAACTCTCGCCGTCTACAGTCAAACAACCTACTCGTTCGAATCCCATACCAAGACAAATGAGATCCGGGTGCTAGATCTTACGACCGGCCGCTCTGCTCTCATCACGAATGATCCAGGCGCCAGTTCCCCACAGTGGATCGAGAACACTGACCAGTTGATCTGGTTGAAGACAAAAGGGAATGGAAACACAAACTTAATAATTGGAGATGCTCGGCTGGCGGATAGGACCTATACTGCGGGAACAGTACCAGGACCAGTATCGGACTTGAAAGTTACCAATGTCGAATCGGGGAAGATTGGCTTCGCTGTCTCTGGCAAGGCCAATCCGGATGGATCTCTGCATAACTCGCAGGACGCCAAAACGCCCTACAGTACCGGCAAGCTTTATACCTCTCTTTTTGTGAGGCACTGGGACTCATACGTTGAACCCGAAACAAATGCAATTTTCTATGGCTTGCTCCAGCGTGCTCCTCTGGCCCCCGCTACTCGACATGCGGGGAGGTACTCCATCTCGGGGATCACTAACTTGATAGCGGTCTGTGGACTTACGGGTGTAGAATCGCCTATTCCACCATTCGGCGGTGGAGGTGACTTCGATATCAGCCCCTCAGCGATTGTATTCGTGGCACGATCTCCTGAGGTTAATCCCGCTCTGCATACGACAGGCTCGTGTTATTATTGTCCAATGTTCTCATGGACCGGTGTTAGTACTGCAGAAAGCAAGATATACCGAGTTGGAGGTCTCGAGGGCGCCATGTCATCTCCTGTTCTTTCGTCAGATGGTGGCTCCATCGCTGTCCTGGCAATGCGCAAGGACGGGTATGAGTCTGATAAGAATCGGATTCTCTACGTTCCCAATCCCTGGAACGGCGAGATGATAGAAGCATTCTCGTCTCCAGATGGCAAGGGACTCTGGAATTTGAGCCCTTCAGGCTTAAGTTTCTCCAATGACGACAAGTCGCTATATATCCAAGCGGAGGAATACGGACGTGGAGTGCTTTACCAGCTGCCAATAGCCAACATCCGCCACTCGACTCCTGATCTGCTCAAGAAAATCACCTACTCCGGCTACGTGACAGACGTCCACCCTGCCACATCCAAATCGTCCAAGCTCCTTATATCCAGTAATAACCTGCTGGACAATAGCATCTGGTCACTTGTTGACCCGGAAAACCCTGCCGATGTTCGCGTCATCTCATCCATCGGCCATAATGGGGTTGCCTTCGGTCTCTCTTCGACCCAGGTTGATGAAATATGGTACAGAGGAGCTGAGGACACCCCGGTCCACGCATGGGTGGTAAAACCTTCTAAATTTAAACCAGGGAACAAATATCCTCTGGCATTCTTGGTGCATGGTGGCCCACAAGGAGCATGGAATGATCAATGGAGTACGAGGTGGAATCCCGCTGTCTTTGCCGAGCAGGGGTATGTTGTCATAACACCTAACCCGCGAGGCAGCACCGGCTATGGACAGGACTTTACCGATGCAATCCGTGGGTCCTGGGGCGGACTGCCGTACATTGATCTTGAGAAGGGGTTTGACTACATTGAGAAGAACCTGGATTATGTCGACACATCGCGCGCCGTGGCTCTGGGAGCGTCGTACGGAGGATACATGATGAACTGGATCCAAGGTCAACCACTTGGTCGGCGTTTCAAGGCTCTTGTCACGCACGATGGTGTTTTCAGCACAACGTCCTTGCTTGCTACCGAGGAGCTATACTTCCCGCTGCACGACCTCAATGGCGTTCAATGGAAGGTACCCGAAAACTGGGCACAGTGGGATCCTTCGCGTCACCTTGACAAGTGGCAGACACCACACCTGATCATCCATAACGAAAAGGATTACCGCTTGACGATAGCTGAGGGACTGTCCGCATTCAACGTATTACAGATGAAGGGAATCGACAGTGCGTTCTTGACCTTCCCAGATGAAAACCATTGGGTACTGAATCCCGAGAATGCGCTCATGTGGCACTATACGATTTTCAACTGGATCAACAAGCATGTTGGTCTGCCAGTAGCATCTGAGCGTTATCAACAGTTTGCAGGTAGCGAAAAGACAAACACCGAAGCACTGCAGAAACAACTAGGGGACTTCAGTCTTTCATGAACGTGTTGAAACTCCCTCATGGCTGAGTCTCAAGGATTTATAGCCAACTGTTTATCACGACCTTATTTTAGCAGAAGGCCTGTTATGTCGGTCTATTTTGGCAACAACGGAGGGTTTGATCTGTGTTTTATGTCTTTGTCCGATTCTTCATGGTTTCGATGCGGATAACTTCTGAACTTCAAAGATTTGGTCCCATTGTCACGACGCTTGCATTATGTTTTGACACTCGACACAAAGACGGATTGTTCCCGTTCTACTCGTCCCACGCTCGTTGATATAATTTACATAGATCCGACCGTTGAATTTACATTTAATCATATTTTGTTTATCGTTTCCCCGTCTTAAAGCTATCGCTCTTGCTGTTCAGCCATTCATCGTCGGCGTATTCTTATCTGCACTATACTGTATACCGATCCACGGAGTTAACCCTAGCTTATCATGGAGAATAACAGTGATTCCCCCGGCTCGTCTTCACCCTGTCCTTATACTCACTACCTTACGGAGGATACAGAGGAGCTCCCAAGGGTTGGTGTCTTTGACCTAAGGTCTGGGCACTCATGGGAATCACAAGTTCATCACGGACAGGTCGAACAGCAAATCCAACTACAGGATGGCTACAGCAGACAGGTTGAAGAACAaattcaacaacagcaacatgcCCTGCAGCCACAAACAGAGCACGACCAGAGCAGGTACTCACATATATTCCAACAGATACGCACAGAGCAAGAACAACGAGAACTAATCGCCCAAAACCACGCGCGCCTTGCAGCAGCAATGCAAGGTCTCCCATATCGCACCAAGAATCATCAGCCTCCCATGGAACAACAAACCCAACATGAAAGACAGCAACGTCTGCGTCTCCGGCTCCGTCGTCGCCACCACCGACAACTAGCCCAACAAGTCCAGGCACAATTCCGCCAGGAAGGCATCCCACTCAAATTGCCTCAGCTCCAAACCAAGAAGGTCAATCGAGATGCACACCCGCTTACAGAAAGAATTCACCCCGAATTCCACTACATGacctccatcctctccagaaATCTCGCGCCATTAGTCCATTGCCAGTCGGGGGTGCCGCACCCTTATTTTCCGAAATCAATCCTCTCGTTTAACCTTCTCACGTCTGCACAGCTGGATGCCCTAGCTCTGCACTTTGACCAGGTGTATCCGCCCAATCAAGCAACATTCCATTACCCGCGACCCATTAAGCCGTGGTTAGCTACGAACGGGTTCGTGAGGAACTTGGGGGTCGACACTGATGTAAAGAGGAGGCGGTTTGGAAGATTTATTGGGCTGAGGGGTTGTGAGAGTCCAGTTAAGGAGAACAacgatggcgaggaggagagcaTGCGTGAgcaggctgagaaggagtgggagaaTAGGTTAAGAGGGTTCAGGGCtgagaagatggcgaggagtAGAATGTTGTTTGAGGTGTTGTATGGGCCAGTATTGAAATAGTGTAAATATCGTGAATtgtatatactatatctcGAcaaatatttagtataaacGCCC
Above is a window of Aspergillus puulaauensis MK2 DNA, chromosome 2, nearly complete sequence DNA encoding:
- a CDS encoding oligopeptidase family protein (COG:O;~EggNog:ENOG410PJF7;~InterPro:IPR001375,IPR029058;~MEROPS:MER0000263;~PFAM:PF00326;~go_function: GO:0008236 - serine-type peptidase activity [Evidence IEA];~go_process: GO:0006508 - proteolysis [Evidence IEA]) — its product is MTIRSMKFTPEVLLGAPRRSGAVPNSTGTLAVYSQTTYSFESHTKTNEIRVLDLTTGRSALITNDPGASSPQWIENTDQLIWLKTKGNGNTNLIIGDARLADRTYTAGTVPGPVSDLKVTNVESGKIGFAVSGKANPDGSLHNSQDAKTPYSTGKLYTSLFVRHWDSYVEPETNAIFYGLLQRAPLAPATRHAGRYSISGITNLIAVCGLTGVESPIPPFGGGGDFDISPSAIVFVARSPEVNPALHTTGSCYYCPMFSWTGVSTAESKIYRVGGLEGAMSSPVLSSDGGSIAVLAMRKDGYESDKNRILYVPNPWNGEMIEAFSSPDGKGLWNLSPSGLSFSNDDKSLYIQAEEYGRGVLYQLPIANIRHSTPDLLKKITYSGYVTDVHPATSKSSKLLISSNNLLDNSIWSLVDPENPADVRVISSIGHNGVAFGLSSTQVDEIWYRGAEDTPVHAWVVKPSKFKPGNKYPLAFLVHGGPQGAWNDQWSTRWNPAVFAEQGYVVITPNPRGSTGYGQDFTDAIRGSWGGLPYIDLEKGFDYIEKNLDYVDTSRAVALGASYGGYMMNWIQGQPLGRRFKALVTHDGVFSTTSLLATEELYFPLHDLNGVQWKVPENWAQWDPSRHLDKWQTPHLIIHNEKDYRLTIAEGLSAFNVLQMKGIDSAFLTFPDENHWVLNPENALMWHYTIFNWINKHVGLPVASERYQQFAGSEKTNTEALQKQLGDFSLS
- a CDS encoding uncharacterized protein (COG:S;~EggNog:ENOG410PZEU), which produces MENNSDSPGSSSPCPYTHYLTEDTEELPRVGVFDLRSGHSWESQVHHGQVEQQIQLQDGYSRQVEEQIQQQQHALQPQTEHDQSRYSHIFQQIRTEQEQRELIAQNHARLAAAMQGLPYRTKNHQPPMEQQTQHERQQRLRLRLRRRHHRQLAQQVQAQFRQEGIPLKLPQLQTKKVNRDAHPLTERIHPEFHYMTSILSRNLAPLVHCQSGVPHPYFPKSILSFNLLTSAQLDALALHFDQVYPPNQATFHYPRPIKPWLATNGFVRNLGVDTDVKRRRFGRFIGLRGCESPVKENNDGEEESMREQAEKEWENRLRGFRAEKMARSRMLFEVLYGPVLK
- the BRR2 gene encoding ATP-dependent RNA helicase BRR2 (COG:A;~EggNog:ENOG410PGAG;~InterPro:IPR014756,IPR004179,IPR041094,IPR027417, IPR003593,IPR035892,IPR001650,IPR036390,IPR014001, IPR011545;~PFAM:PF18149,PF02889,PF00271,PF04851,PF00270;~go_function: GO:0003676 - nucleic acid binding [Evidence IEA];~go_function: GO:0005524 - ATP binding [Evidence IEA]), with the translated sequence MADQNISQYKYSAMSNLVLQADRRFISRVNDEATGDPESLAGRIGIREMGSRIARDDAPKSKKKAVGPIDIERGAIREGEDVLAREQKKRQKGQTTQLRGQGILTAADALVEGLKYRPRTPATRATYDLILTLTASRLGDVSHEVVRSATDAVLEVLKDEEMRDFDKKKEVDDLLGTSLDPKEFNELVNLGKKITDYDAQDEDEEMGDGAAGEDEAELDERQGVAVVFDEDEDEDRMGTVDEVHDEDESEEEEEQRDSGDEETGVKEAPEDLPTEEMVIDGGLDQDGDRQKKGLKVHARDIDAYWLQRQIGSAYSDAHIQQEKATQALEVMGGKTEDGSERSLRDVENDLMELFDYDYPELVAKLVTNRDKVVWTTRWRRVAEDADARHLVESEMVEAGHRAILDEIRGKTARDDDPGRPEKRIKMDLADVDMPNAPAAAAEEKPAEGGLVRGLQPKRLINLENLVFHQGNHLMTNPNVKLPQGSTKRTFKGYEEIHVPQPKPKQEPGERKVAVSELPEWARLGFGEAKELNRIQTKCYPSAFQDDGNMLVCAPTGSGKTNVAMLSILREVGKNRNPETGEIMLDDFKIIYISPLKALVQEQVENFGKRLAPYGIRVSELTGDRQLTKQQIAETQVIITTPEKFDVITRKASETSYTKLVRLVIIDEIHLLHDERGPVLESIVSRTIRQVEQTGDPVRIVGLSATLPNYRDVGSFLRVDPQRGMFHFDGSYRPCPLKQEFIGVTDKKPIKQLKIMNDICYNKVIEHVGQNRNQMLIFVHSRKETAKTAKYLRDKALEMETIGQILKSDSASRAILAEEAESVNDASLKDILPYGFGIHHAGLSLADRDSVQALFKDGSIQVLVCTATLAWGVNLPAHTVIIKGTQVYSPEKGSWVELSPQDVLQMLGRAGRPQYDTYGEGIIITTQAEIQYYLSLMNQQLPIESQLMGKLADNMNAEIVLGSIRTRDEGVDWLGYTYLFVRMLRSPGLYSVGADYENDDALEQKRVDLVHSAAVLLEKAGLVKYDKKTGRLQSTELGRIASHYYIGHNSMLTYNQHLQPSISGIELFRIFALSDEFKYIPVRQDEKLELAKMLGRVPVPVKEGIDEPHSKINVLLQAYISRLKLEGLALMADLVYVTQSAGRIIRALFEICLRRGWASVAKNALDLCKMAERRMWPTMSPLRQFPRCPRDVLQKSERIDVPWGSYFDLDPPRMGELLGMPRAGQTVCDLVSKFPRLEVQAQVQPITRSMLRVELTITPNFVWDEELHGTAQDFWIMVEDCDGEEILFHDQFVLRKDYAESEMNEHLVEFTVPITEPMPPNYFISLVSDRWMHSETRIAVSFQKLTLPERFPPHTPLLDMQRAPVKALKRDEYQRLYPDWEYFNKIQTQTFKSLFDSDDNVFVGAPTGSGKTVCAELAILRHWTQEDSGRAVYVAPFQELIDLRLEDWKKRLGNLAGGKTIAKLTGETTADLKVLAGADLILATPTQWDVLSRQWQKRKNVRAVELFIADELHMLGGYGGYVYEVVVSRMHSMALQTESGMRIVGLSVPLANARDIGEWIGASKHTIYNFSPHARPVPLELHIQSFSIPHFPSMMLAMARPAYLSILQLSADKPALIFVPNRKQTRSTAIDLLTACGIDDDEDRFLHADVEELRPLLSRVQERTLAESLSHGIGYYHEALSQTDKRIVSHLYNIGAVQVVIASRDVCWELNLTAHLVVVMGTQFFEGREHRYIDYPISEILQMFGKASRPGQDKIGRGVLMVPTVKREYYKKFLNEALPVESHLQLYMHDAFVTEISQGTIASTQDSVDWMTYTYFYRRLLANPSFYGLTDVSHEGLSTFLSELVENTLKELSEAKIIDLDEEDDTVSPLNAASIGAYYNISYITMQTFLLSLSARTKLKGILEIVTSATEFESVQMRRHEDHILRRVYDRIPVKMSQAAYDSPHFKSFVLLQAHFSRMHLPIDLAKDQEVIVSRVLNLLSACVDILASEGHMNAMNAMEMSQMVVQAMWDRDSPLKQIPHFSPDVIKVANEYKINDIFEFMEAMDPSENKDYATLVKRLSLDNKQLAQAAAFTNNKYPILELDMEVEDPENITAGEPSYLKIKVEREVEEDEEVDATVHAPFYPNQKMENWWLVVGDEKTKSLLAIKRVTIGRKLELRLDYTVPTPGEHELTLYLMSDSYVGVDQAPTFTVTAAEGMEEDESEEEEE